The proteins below come from a single Rhodococcus sp. WMMA185 genomic window:
- the ilvA gene encoding threonine ammonia-lyase, with the protein MLASVEPVTLDQIKAARQLLGPVIRRTPVIASGALSEQCGTEVTLKCENLQRTGSFKPRGAYNRIANLSTAERSGGVVAASAGNHAQGVAWAATELGIESTVFMPNGAPLPKLAATRAYGARVELAGNTIDDALVAARAFAEKTGAVLIHPFDHADIVAGQGTVGLEILDQQPDVGTIVVPTGGGGLVAGIAAAVKATRPDVRIVGVQAEQAAAWPRSLAAGRPVPLESMSTMADGIAVGRPGDVPFAHVETQVDAIVTVSEDALSSALLLCLERAKLIVEPAGAAAVAALTSCSAEDLGLTGKVCAVLSGGNIDPLLLTHVVNHGLRAAGRYLGVHVTIPDRPGGLVGLLGVVSDNGASVVDVVHSRTRGTLALDEVEVFLTVETRGPAHRQDLLDAFDASGYSVRLQN; encoded by the coding sequence ATGCTGGCCAGCGTGGAACCCGTCACACTGGATCAGATCAAGGCGGCTCGGCAGCTGCTGGGCCCCGTCATCCGCCGAACACCGGTGATCGCGTCAGGGGCGCTTTCGGAGCAATGTGGCACCGAGGTGACGCTGAAGTGTGAAAATCTCCAGCGCACAGGATCTTTCAAGCCGCGAGGCGCGTACAACCGGATAGCGAACCTGTCGACGGCCGAGCGATCCGGCGGGGTCGTCGCGGCAAGTGCGGGAAACCACGCTCAGGGTGTGGCGTGGGCGGCCACGGAGCTGGGCATCGAGTCCACAGTGTTCATGCCCAACGGCGCGCCACTGCCCAAGTTGGCCGCCACCAGGGCATACGGCGCGAGGGTCGAACTCGCCGGGAATACGATCGACGATGCACTCGTTGCCGCGCGCGCGTTCGCGGAGAAGACGGGCGCCGTCCTGATCCATCCCTTCGACCATGCCGACATCGTCGCGGGCCAGGGCACCGTCGGACTCGAGATCCTCGATCAGCAACCGGATGTGGGCACCATCGTGGTTCCGACCGGAGGAGGTGGGCTGGTCGCGGGTATCGCGGCAGCGGTGAAAGCCACCCGACCCGACGTCCGCATCGTCGGTGTCCAAGCGGAGCAGGCCGCCGCGTGGCCGCGTTCGCTGGCCGCGGGCCGACCGGTTCCGCTGGAGAGCATGTCGACCATGGCCGACGGCATCGCGGTGGGCAGACCGGGCGACGTGCCGTTCGCCCACGTCGAAACACAAGTCGATGCAATCGTCACCGTGAGCGAGGACGCCCTGTCCAGCGCGCTGCTGCTGTGCCTCGAGCGTGCGAAGCTCATCGTCGAACCGGCAGGTGCGGCGGCGGTGGCCGCGCTGACCAGTTGTTCAGCCGAGGATCTCGGACTGACCGGCAAGGTGTGCGCCGTGCTCTCCGGCGGCAACATCGATCCTCTCCTTCTCACCCATGTGGTCAATCACGGGCTCAGGGCGGCGGGACGCTATCTCGGTGTGCACGTGACCATTCCGGATCGGCCGGGAGGGCTGGTCGGGCTCCTCGGGGTGGTCAGCGACAACGGCGCGAGTGTGGTGGATGTTGTCCACTCACGTACGCGAGGCACACTCGCACTCGACGAGGTGGAGGTGTTTCTGACCGTCGAGACCCGCGGTCCGGCGCACCGACAGGATCTCCTCGACGCTTTCGATGCCTCCGGATACTCGGTTCGACTGCAGAACTAA
- a CDS encoding endonuclease/exonuclease/phosphatase family protein, with translation METSGVLLDRSSYFEEQSSENGGNMRIRIIAVVSSLTVLVPLSTAHADVHTIKRHPEGMVKTSHTPLEILTFNVLATRATWDDRRAGIVDKIKETDPDIAGLQEAFESIRSDIEYDLQDDYTMVSFDAGMHDNPIIFRTDRFDVTDSGYVDGAFCGFMRTVNWVRLYDNRNREDIYFYNNHMCTDVGERELHSVALVELMDSHQRRTSAPAKAIAVGDLNSHRRSPNARYLLDGSPLFGEVSPLDLDDTWEAVYPRVAKPPTSDRDVSIDYILTPDSMNVLDASVGDHAGFSDHHPVTATIGSGDDIE, from the coding sequence ATGGAGACGTCCGGAGTACTTCTCGACCGCTCGTCCTACTTCGAAGAACAGAGTTCTGAAAATGGGGGCAACATGCGTATACGAATCATCGCTGTAGTGTCGTCATTAACCGTTCTTGTGCCCCTGTCGACGGCGCATGCCGATGTCCATACGATAAAGCGGCATCCGGAGGGAATGGTAAAGACGAGTCATACCCCCCTCGAGATTTTGACTTTTAACGTATTGGCGACCAGAGCGACATGGGACGACAGGCGGGCGGGGATCGTCGATAAAATCAAAGAAACCGATCCCGATATCGCGGGTCTACAAGAGGCTTTCGAGTCCATCAGGTCTGATATTGAGTACGATCTTCAGGACGACTACACGATGGTCTCCTTTGATGCTGGAATGCACGACAATCCGATCATATTCAGGACTGATCGGTTCGATGTCACCGATAGTGGGTATGTTGATGGCGCATTTTGCGGTTTCATGAGAACGGTCAACTGGGTTCGACTGTACGACAACAGGAACAGGGAAGACATCTACTTCTACAACAACCATATGTGTACCGATGTGGGTGAAAGAGAACTTCATTCTGTTGCTTTGGTCGAACTGATGGATAGTCATCAAAGAAGAACTAGCGCACCGGCAAAAGCTATCGCCGTTGGCGATTTGAATTCGCACAGGAGAAGTCCTAATGCTCGATACTTGTTGGACGGTTCTCCGTTATTCGGAGAGGTAAGTCCATTGGATCTGGACGATACATGGGAGGCGGTCTACCCTCGTGTAGCAAAACCGCCGACTTCCGACAGAGATGTGAGCATTGACTACATCCTTACGCCAGACTCCATGAATGTACTGGACGCGTCAGTCGGCGATCACGCCGGATTCTCTGACCATCATCCAGTGACTGCAACAATTGGTAGCGGCGACGATATCGAATAG
- a CDS encoding GNAT family N-acetyltransferase: MIAKGEPLEIGQYDRSMRDSILDLSIRAWRPVFAELSRSVPPFVFAAFYPQGWEVRQIEDLTRVLDRDADTVHVAMENGVPLGWVSVRLHPEDCMGEIYVLAVDPEQQRRGIGTALMEHAFDLVRRAGMAMIMVETGDDPGHAPSRATYESAGFERWPVARYFKDLTPN; the protein is encoded by the coding sequence ATGATCGCGAAGGGGGAACCGTTGGAGATCGGCCAGTACGACAGATCCATGCGTGACTCGATTCTCGACTTGTCGATTCGGGCCTGGCGGCCCGTCTTCGCCGAACTCTCGCGGTCCGTTCCACCCTTCGTCTTTGCTGCCTTCTATCCGCAAGGCTGGGAAGTGCGGCAGATCGAAGACTTGACGAGAGTCCTCGACCGCGACGCCGACACGGTGCACGTCGCAATGGAGAACGGCGTGCCCCTCGGTTGGGTCAGTGTGCGCCTGCATCCCGAGGACTGCATGGGTGAGATATATGTCCTCGCGGTCGACCCGGAGCAACAACGTCGTGGTATCGGAACCGCGCTGATGGAGCACGCTTTCGATCTCGTAAGAAGGGCTGGGATGGCGATGATCATGGTCGAGACGGGAGACGATCCCGGTCACGCGCCTTCACGAGCCACGTACGAGTCGGCTGGATTCGAGCGTTGGCCGGTCGCCCGATACTTCAAAGATCTGACTCCGAACTGA
- a CDS encoding FAD:protein FMN transferase: MTSTRSATEWSTWGVHARVVVTDPASLDSASNLIHGYLAAADAAVNPDRADAEIRSLHEGRNPVTPMFARFIADALTAAEATDGALDPTASAPGPHSWRAIAVDGTAVTLPPGVELDLTATARASSADHCASATAELLGCGVLVALGGDIATAGTAPHGGWQVQVQDLPGDPTCQVSIPSGVAVATASTVKPLHPDSVSLWRTVSVVARSCTLASAYSTAAVAMGGEAVGWLADLELPARLVDQELQVITVGGWPS; this comes from the coding sequence ATGACAAGCACCCGCAGCGCGACCGAGTGGTCCACCTGGGGTGTGCATGCCCGAGTCGTCGTCACCGACCCGGCCTCTCTCGATTCGGCATCCAACCTCATCCACGGCTACCTCGCCGCAGCCGACGCAGCGGTCAATCCGGACCGAGCAGATGCCGAGATCCGTTCACTACATGAGGGTCGGAACCCGGTCACCCCCATGTTTGCCCGGTTCATCGCCGACGCCCTCACCGCGGCCGAGGCCACGGACGGCGCGCTCGACCCCACCGCGTCGGCACCCGGCCCACACTCGTGGCGGGCGATCGCCGTCGACGGCACCGCGGTAACACTGCCGCCCGGAGTGGAGCTCGATCTGACTGCCACTGCGCGGGCAAGTTCAGCCGATCACTGCGCGTCGGCGACCGCCGAACTACTCGGGTGTGGTGTCCTGGTGGCCCTCGGCGGAGATATCGCCACCGCCGGAACTGCGCCACATGGAGGGTGGCAAGTGCAGGTGCAGGATCTTCCCGGCGACCCCACCTGTCAGGTGTCGATCCCGTCCGGAGTCGCGGTGGCCACAGCAAGCACCGTCAAACCGCTTCACCCCGACTCAGTTTCGTTGTGGCGCACTGTGTCCGTGGTGGCGCGGTCATGCACCCTGGCGAGCGCCTACAGCACTGCCGCGGTCGCGATGGGCGGGGAAGCGGTCGGCTGGCTCGCCGACCTCGAATTGCCGGCGAGACTGGTCGATCAGGAGTTGCAGGTGATCACCGTCGGGGGGTGGCCGAGCTGA
- a CDS encoding bifunctional lysozyme/C40 family peptidase yields MSVDAAAIVVAITTAAGALVQGADLPQLLKDQVAEAIQGVEQASPDIQTQVDDALAALPEPAREQAEQMVSQASEIVKQITDPYIPDPPSIEAAPPVETPEPPDIALDPPPVPRTTGAEPAIGGLAVLPGLAGGVSGLGGLIPPVPAGFPGVSLAPIGAVAVFAPWIRKAGSLCEGIGPQTLAALYSVENDFRYGPTSPVSPAGARGPGQFMPDTWAKYGKDADDDGKADINGVADPMMTSGQMLCDLYDQVDGWKREGVVEGDTLDLTIAAYKAGAAAVRTSRGMPDGMFDGEHETGPYVARIRSLEDAFARMLSPFFYGGAVGDTSRVVEAAMQFVGLPYVWGGGNINGPSDGGFDCSGLTSFAVYAATGLTLPRTSETQWGIGVEVPLSQARPGDLLFGNWQEAGPGHVAIYVGNGQMLHAPDRGDVVRISSVYSDMKVRRLF; encoded by the coding sequence ATGTCGGTTGATGCAGCGGCGATCGTCGTCGCGATCACCACCGCGGCAGGGGCTCTCGTTCAGGGAGCTGATCTACCACAACTACTGAAGGACCAAGTAGCCGAAGCAATTCAGGGGGTCGAGCAGGCATCACCAGACATTCAAACGCAGGTCGACGACGCACTGGCGGCCCTCCCGGAACCGGCCCGAGAACAGGCCGAGCAGATGGTGTCCCAGGCATCGGAGATCGTCAAGCAGATCACCGACCCGTATATTCCGGACCCGCCATCCATCGAAGCCGCGCCCCCGGTAGAGACGCCGGAACCGCCCGATATAGCACTCGATCCTCCCCCCGTCCCGAGAACGACGGGTGCGGAACCGGCAATCGGCGGACTCGCGGTTCTGCCTGGTCTGGCGGGGGGCGTGAGCGGGCTCGGGGGACTGATCCCGCCCGTCCCGGCAGGATTTCCCGGAGTCTCATTGGCACCGATCGGTGCGGTCGCCGTCTTCGCCCCATGGATCCGCAAGGCTGGGTCGCTGTGTGAGGGCATCGGTCCACAGACGCTGGCGGCCCTCTACTCGGTGGAGAACGATTTCCGCTACGGTCCCACCTCCCCGGTGTCCCCGGCAGGTGCGCGTGGTCCCGGACAGTTCATGCCTGATACCTGGGCCAAGTACGGCAAAGACGCGGACGACGACGGGAAGGCCGACATCAACGGTGTCGCCGACCCGATGATGACGTCGGGCCAGATGTTGTGTGATCTTTACGACCAGGTCGACGGCTGGAAGAGGGAAGGTGTGGTCGAGGGCGACACCCTCGATCTGACCATCGCCGCCTACAAGGCGGGTGCGGCTGCGGTCCGGACATCCAGGGGTATGCCCGACGGGATGTTTGATGGTGAGCACGAGACAGGGCCGTACGTCGCGCGAATCCGCTCACTCGAGGACGCATTCGCGCGGATGCTGTCGCCGTTCTTCTACGGAGGAGCAGTCGGTGACACCAGCCGGGTCGTGGAGGCCGCCATGCAGTTCGTTGGGCTGCCATACGTATGGGGCGGTGGCAACATCAACGGACCGTCCGATGGAGGTTTCGACTGCTCGGGCCTGACATCGTTCGCGGTCTACGCCGCAACCGGCTTAACACTCCCTCGTACGTCGGAAACGCAATGGGGCATCGGCGTCGAGGTACCGCTGTCGCAGGCCCGACCCGGGGATCTACTCTTCGGCAACTGGCAGGAGGCCGGCCCGGGACATGTGGCGATCTACGTCGGCAACGGCCAGATGTTGCACGCTCCGGACAGGGGGGACGTGGTGCGCATCAGCTCTGTGTACTCCGACATGAAGGTTCGCAGACTCTTCTAG
- the greA gene encoding transcription elongation factor GreA — translation MTETQVTWLTQESHDRLKSELDQLIANRPVIAAEINERREEGDLKENGGYHAAREEQGQQEARIRQLQELLNSAKVGEAPTQSGIALPGSVVKVYYDGDEKDTETFLIATREEGVRDSKLEVYSPNSPLGGALLEAKVGETREYTLPNGSSMKVSLVSAEPYHS, via the coding sequence ATGACCGAGACCCAGGTGACCTGGTTGACCCAGGAGTCCCACGACAGGCTCAAGAGCGAACTCGACCAACTCATCGCGAATCGGCCCGTCATTGCCGCTGAGATCAACGAACGTCGCGAGGAAGGCGACCTGAAGGAGAACGGCGGCTACCACGCGGCGCGCGAAGAACAGGGCCAGCAGGAGGCGCGCATCCGCCAGCTTCAGGAGCTCTTGAACAGCGCGAAGGTCGGCGAGGCGCCCACACAGTCCGGTATTGCTCTACCTGGTTCCGTGGTGAAGGTGTACTACGACGGCGACGAGAAGGACACCGAGACGTTCCTGATCGCCACCCGCGAAGAGGGCGTTCGCGACAGCAAACTCGAGGTCTACTCGCCCAATTCTCCGTTGGGTGGAGCGCTACTCGAAGCGAAGGTCGGAGAGACCCGCGAGTACACGCTGCCCAACGGCAGCAGCATGAAGGTCTCGCTCGTCAGCGCGGAGCCCTACCACAGCTGA
- a CDS encoding DUF4307 domain-containing protein yields MTRTLPPGRYGAAKKPTRPKRWQIWALSAIVAAVGLTVAVFAFNRFNASEIDSQATSFDLVSDSQIDITFTVTREEPYRDAVCIIRSRSRDGSETGRREVYIAGGNDKTVKITAPVYTSRPPAMGDIYGCSLDVPAYLTKG; encoded by the coding sequence ATGACGAGAACGCTTCCCCCGGGACGCTACGGGGCGGCCAAGAAGCCCACGCGTCCGAAGCGGTGGCAGATCTGGGCGCTCTCGGCGATTGTCGCGGCCGTCGGACTGACCGTGGCGGTGTTCGCGTTCAACAGGTTCAATGCTTCCGAGATCGACAGTCAGGCAACTTCCTTCGACCTGGTGAGCGATTCACAGATCGACATCACCTTCACCGTCACCCGGGAGGAGCCGTACCGCGACGCGGTGTGCATCATCCGTTCACGCTCCCGCGACGGTTCGGAGACCGGGAGGCGCGAGGTGTACATCGCGGGTGGCAACGACAAGACCGTGAAAATCACCGCGCCGGTCTACACGTCGCGACCGCCCGCAATGGGCGACATTTACGGTTGCAGCCTGGACGTCCCCGCCTACCTCACCAAGGGCTGA
- the mca gene encoding mycothiol conjugate amidase Mca, translating into MSGLRLMAVHAHPDDESSKGAATMARYAAEGNDVLVVTLTGGERGDILNPAMDVPGVRDRIHEVRIDEMAEAARILGVKQQWLGFVDSGLPEGDPKPPLPEGCFALVPLEVSTEALVRAIREFRPHVMTTYDENGGYPHPDHIRCHEVSVAAYEAAADLDQFPDAGEPWEVLKLYYSHGFIRKRLLQFQEEYERRGEEFPLAEWITKWKTEQGDMMARVTTQITCGDYFPQRDDALRAHATQIDPNGSFFAVPLDIQQKIWPTEEFELAKTRVTTSIPESDLFAGIREDGPK; encoded by the coding sequence GTGAGCGGATTGCGTCTCATGGCCGTCCATGCCCATCCTGACGACGAGTCGAGCAAGGGCGCCGCAACGATGGCGCGTTACGCCGCAGAAGGCAATGACGTGCTGGTTGTGACGTTGACCGGTGGTGAACGCGGCGACATCCTCAACCCCGCTATGGACGTGCCCGGGGTGCGTGACCGCATCCACGAGGTGCGCATCGACGAGATGGCGGAGGCGGCCCGGATCCTCGGCGTCAAGCAGCAGTGGCTGGGCTTCGTCGACTCCGGGCTACCCGAGGGCGATCCCAAGCCGCCGCTGCCGGAGGGCTGCTTTGCGCTTGTTCCGCTCGAGGTGTCGACCGAGGCCTTGGTCCGGGCGATCCGAGAGTTCCGTCCGCACGTGATGACCACGTACGACGAGAACGGTGGTTACCCTCATCCGGATCACATCCGCTGCCACGAAGTGTCGGTAGCCGCTTACGAGGCTGCCGCAGACCTCGACCAGTTCCCCGACGCCGGCGAACCCTGGGAGGTGCTCAAGCTCTACTACTCGCACGGATTCATTCGCAAGCGTCTCCTGCAATTCCAAGAGGAGTACGAGCGTCGCGGCGAAGAGTTCCCCCTGGCGGAGTGGATCACGAAGTGGAAGACCGAGCAGGGCGACATGATGGCTCGCGTCACCACACAGATCACGTGTGGCGACTACTTCCCGCAAAGGGACGATGCTCTTCGGGCACACGCCACGCAGATCGATCCCAACGGCTCGTTCTTCGCGGTTCCGCTCGATATCCAACAGAAGATTTGGCCGACCGAAGAGTTCGAGCTCGCCAAGACGAGGGTCACCACCTCCATCCCGGAGAGTGACCTGTTCGCAGGAATCCGCGAGGACGGTCCGAAATGA
- a CDS encoding thioredoxin domain-containing protein: MDPRARNTLGGSTSPYLRQHADNPVHWQRWGPEATEWARERDVPILLSIGYSACHWCHVMAHESFEDEAVASLMNEYFVCVKVDREERPDLDAVYMNATVAMTGQGGWPMTCFLTPDGAPFYCGTYYPAQPRGGMPSFTQVLAAIADTWRDRRGDVDAAADSVVAELQRGAGGIPQGDVRVDPALLDAATESVLREEDTDRGGFGTAPKFPPSALLEGLLRTYERTGATEILGVVERTAAAMARGGIYDQLGGGFARYSVDAEWVVPHFEKMLYDNAQLLRVYAHLGRRTGSELALRVAEETAEFMLRDLRTASGAFASALDADTEGVEGLTYVWTPEQLVEVLGPEDGAWASELFAVGSVGTFEANTSVLQLLVDPDDWGRWSRVRRELRTHRETRPQPERDDKVVTAWNGLAITALAEAGAGLGRSEWVAAAAECARVLLDLHVVDGRLQRASLGSAVGEAAGVLEDYACLATGLLALFQATGDTKWLTSAQMLLDRALIHFADDERPGSWFDTADDAEVLVTRPRDPVDGATPSGASCFAEALLTGAAVADAEVSGRYAAAAAASIERASLLLQRAPRSAGHWLAVAEASVRGPIQVAVATDGDSGLLDEARRLAPGGAVVVGGPTGSSPLLADRPLVGGVSAAYVCRGFVCDRPVSTVGDLADALSR, encoded by the coding sequence ATGGACCCCCGTGCACGCAACACTCTCGGCGGGTCCACGAGCCCTTACCTGCGCCAGCACGCCGACAACCCCGTCCACTGGCAGAGGTGGGGGCCGGAGGCGACCGAATGGGCACGTGAGCGTGACGTTCCGATTCTGCTGTCGATCGGGTACTCGGCATGTCATTGGTGTCACGTAATGGCGCACGAGTCCTTCGAGGACGAGGCAGTCGCGTCGTTGATGAACGAGTACTTCGTGTGCGTCAAGGTCGATCGTGAGGAGCGCCCCGACCTCGACGCGGTCTACATGAACGCCACGGTCGCGATGACCGGCCAAGGCGGTTGGCCGATGACGTGCTTTCTCACACCCGACGGCGCACCGTTCTATTGCGGCACGTACTACCCGGCGCAGCCGCGCGGTGGGATGCCGTCGTTCACCCAAGTTCTCGCGGCCATCGCCGATACGTGGCGGGACCGTCGAGGCGACGTCGACGCAGCGGCGGACTCGGTGGTCGCGGAGTTGCAGCGCGGTGCAGGCGGTATCCCGCAGGGCGATGTCCGAGTTGACCCCGCTTTGTTGGACGCAGCGACCGAATCAGTGCTGCGAGAAGAGGACACCGATCGAGGCGGGTTCGGCACAGCCCCCAAATTTCCGCCGTCGGCTCTGCTGGAAGGTCTGCTGCGCACCTACGAGCGAACAGGCGCCACGGAGATTCTCGGCGTCGTGGAGCGCACGGCGGCGGCGATGGCCCGAGGGGGAATCTACGATCAGCTCGGCGGCGGGTTCGCCCGCTATTCGGTCGACGCCGAGTGGGTTGTGCCGCACTTCGAGAAGATGCTCTACGACAACGCTCAACTGCTGCGTGTCTACGCGCATCTCGGTCGGCGCACGGGTTCGGAGCTGGCCCTCCGCGTCGCCGAGGAGACCGCCGAGTTCATGCTGCGCGACCTGCGCACCGCGAGCGGGGCGTTCGCCTCCGCCCTCGACGCCGACACCGAGGGTGTCGAGGGGCTCACCTATGTGTGGACGCCGGAACAGCTCGTCGAAGTCCTCGGACCGGAGGACGGCGCCTGGGCGTCGGAACTGTTCGCGGTCGGTTCTGTGGGCACGTTCGAGGCGAACACGTCGGTCTTGCAACTTCTCGTAGACCCGGATGACTGGGGTCGCTGGTCCCGCGTCAGGCGGGAGCTGCGCACCCACCGCGAGACCCGGCCGCAGCCGGAACGTGACGACAAGGTAGTCACGGCCTGGAACGGGCTTGCCATCACGGCACTGGCGGAGGCCGGGGCCGGACTCGGCAGGTCGGAGTGGGTCGCGGCCGCCGCCGAGTGCGCACGGGTGTTGCTGGACCTGCACGTCGTAGACGGGCGTCTGCAGAGGGCGTCGCTCGGATCGGCGGTCGGTGAGGCTGCGGGAGTTCTCGAAGACTATGCCTGTCTCGCCACCGGGCTTCTCGCGCTGTTCCAGGCGACCGGCGACACCAAGTGGTTGACGAGTGCGCAGATGCTGCTCGATCGTGCCCTGATCCACTTCGCCGACGATGAGCGACCGGGCAGCTGGTTCGACACGGCGGACGATGCCGAGGTGTTGGTCACTCGCCCCCGTGACCCCGTCGACGGGGCTACGCCGTCGGGGGCTTCCTGTTTTGCCGAAGCATTGCTGACGGGGGCTGCGGTCGCGGATGCAGAGGTATCGGGCCGGTATGCGGCAGCGGCCGCCGCGTCGATCGAGCGGGCGTCGCTCCTGCTCCAACGCGCACCTCGATCGGCCGGACACTGGCTGGCCGTCGCAGAGGCGTCGGTGCGCGGACCGATCCAGGTCGCGGTGGCCACCGACGGCGATTCCGGCCTGCTCGACGAGGCGCGACGCCTCGCCCCGGGTGGTGCCGTCGTGGTTGGTGGCCCAACCGGCTCGTCACCTCTGCTCGCCGATCGGCCGCTGGTCGGTGGGGTCTCGGCGGCGTATGTGTGTCGTGGGTTCGTGTGCGACCGTCCGGTCTCGACGGTAGGAGATCTCGCCGACGCGTTGAGCCGCTAG